From one Candidatus Deferrimicrobium sp. genomic stretch:
- the gltX gene encoding glutamate--tRNA ligase: MPNVVTRFAPSPTGFLHIGGARTALFNLLYARSTGGKFILRIEDTDQERSTPEAVRAILDGMTWLGITWDEGPHFQMERMELYRKEAERLLREGKAYRCICTKEELDARREEMAARKEKPRYDGRCRDLAPGATEGKPSVLRFKSPRTGQTVVHDLLRGDVVYENAELDDLVFLRTDGSPTYNFVVVIDDASMGITHVLRGDDHLNNTPKQILLYEALGYPLPRFGHFPLIHGMEGGKLSKRQDDVSVTAYREKGFLPEAMVNYLVRLGWGHGDQEIFSMMEMQDLFSLEHVGKSPSKFNLDKLLHLNAHYIKMAEPERIANLLVPFLAKRGIDAKPSPWLASAVRTLMERSRTLEEMAESAECYFHAIPVDPKAASKFLTPEIAPVLLEIAEAFSALEDFKADMEDALKAVVERRGENLKVHQPIRVALTGRTASPGLFEVMEILGRDEVVRRLRDAARRIGA; the protein is encoded by the coding sequence ATGCCGAACGTCGTGACGCGCTTCGCTCCCAGCCCTACGGGATTTCTTCACATCGGCGGCGCCCGAACCGCCTTGTTCAACCTCCTCTACGCTCGCAGCACAGGCGGGAAGTTCATCCTGCGGATCGAGGACACAGACCAGGAGCGGTCCACTCCCGAAGCGGTCCGGGCGATCCTCGACGGGATGACGTGGCTCGGGATCACCTGGGACGAGGGGCCTCACTTCCAGATGGAGCGGATGGAGCTGTACCGGAAGGAGGCGGAGCGTCTTTTGCGGGAGGGGAAGGCGTACCGGTGCATCTGCACGAAAGAGGAGCTCGACGCGCGGCGCGAGGAGATGGCTGCGCGGAAGGAGAAGCCCCGGTACGACGGCCGATGCCGCGATCTTGCCCCCGGCGCCACGGAAGGGAAGCCTTCCGTACTCCGGTTCAAGTCACCGCGTACGGGACAGACGGTGGTGCACGATTTGCTGCGGGGCGACGTGGTCTACGAGAACGCGGAGCTGGATGATCTGGTGTTCCTGCGTACCGACGGATCGCCGACGTACAACTTCGTCGTCGTGATCGACGACGCGTCGATGGGGATAACCCACGTCCTGCGGGGGGACGACCACCTGAATAACACTCCGAAGCAAATCCTTCTTTATGAAGCGCTCGGCTACCCTCTCCCGCGGTTCGGCCACTTTCCGCTGATCCACGGGATGGAAGGGGGGAAGCTGTCGAAGCGGCAGGACGATGTTTCCGTGACGGCATACCGCGAGAAGGGATTTCTCCCCGAGGCGATGGTCAACTATCTCGTGCGTCTCGGCTGGGGGCATGGAGACCAGGAGATTTTCTCCATGATGGAGATGCAGGACCTCTTCTCCCTGGAGCACGTCGGCAAATCTCCTTCGAAATTCAACCTCGACAAACTCCTCCACCTCAACGCCCACTACATCAAAATGGCGGAACCGGAGCGGATCGCGAACCTCCTCGTCCCTTTCCTCGCGAAACGCGGGATCGACGCGAAACCTTCTCCATGGCTTGCTTCCGCCGTCCGGACATTGATGGAGCGGTCCCGCACCCTCGAGGAGATGGCCGAATCCGCGGAATGCTACTTCCACGCGATTCCGGTTGATCCGAAGGCGGCGTCAAAGTTTCTCACCCCGGAGATCGCACCGGTCCTCCTCGAGATCGCCGAGGCGTTTTCCGCCCTCGAAGACTTCAAAGCGGATATGGAGGATGCACTGAAAGCAGTTGTGGAACGCAGGGGGGAGAACCTCAAAGTCCACCAGCCGATCCGCGTGGCCCTCACCGGGAGGACTGCGTCACCGGGGCTGTTCGAGGTGATGGAGATCCTGGGGCGGGACGAGGTGGTGCGCCGCCTGAGGGACGCCGCGAGGCGGATTGGCGCTTGA
- the amrB gene encoding AmmeMemoRadiSam system protein B, translated as MKRMPAVSGHFYPGTASGLSRALLALTRDVKTPEPAIGVVVPHAGYVYSGAVAGEVFSSVRVPGRAVLFCPNHTGVGEDAAIMSYGAWRMPWGDVPIDEELAARLKNACPLLREDTSAHSREHAIEVQLPFLHRFRPDVRIAPVALGRLSLEECRELGENVANAITQDAERPLLVASSDMSHYVPDAIARKKDRMAIDRMLALDPEGLYRTVRNERISMCGVLPATVVLFAARRLGATSARLIKYATSGDVSRDFDQVVGYAGLAFR; from the coding sequence ATGAAACGGATGCCTGCCGTCTCGGGCCATTTCTACCCCGGGACCGCTTCCGGCCTTTCCCGGGCGCTCCTCGCACTCACCCGGGATGTGAAGACGCCGGAACCGGCGATCGGGGTCGTGGTCCCCCACGCGGGATACGTCTATTCGGGGGCCGTGGCGGGGGAAGTATTCTCCTCCGTCCGGGTACCGGGGCGCGCCGTCCTTTTCTGCCCGAACCACACCGGGGTCGGGGAGGATGCCGCCATCATGTCGTACGGGGCATGGCGGATGCCTTGGGGAGACGTCCCCATCGACGAGGAACTCGCCGCCCGCCTCAAGAATGCCTGCCCGCTGTTGCGGGAAGACACGTCGGCCCATTCCCGGGAGCACGCGATTGAAGTACAGCTTCCGTTCCTTCACCGGTTTCGGCCGGACGTCCGCATCGCGCCCGTCGCCCTCGGGCGCCTCTCCCTCGAGGAGTGCCGGGAACTCGGGGAGAACGTGGCGAATGCGATCACGCAAGACGCCGAACGCCCCCTTCTGGTCGCCAGTTCCGACATGTCCCACTATGTGCCCGACGCCATCGCGCGAAAGAAGGACCGGATGGCGATCGACCGGATGCTGGCCCTCGACCCCGAGGGGCTCTACCGCACCGTTCGGAACGAACGGATCTCCATGTGTGGTGTGTTGCCGGCCACGGTGGTCCTCTTCGCCGCCCGCCGTCTTGGCGCGACCTCGGCCCGTCTGATAAAATACGCGACTTCCGGCGACGTCAGCCGGGATTTCGACCAGGTGGTCGGATACGCGGGGCTCGCTTTTCGCTGA
- a CDS encoding DUF177 domain-containing protein: MYIRVSEIPGGGLDVFASRGKASIPRVLEGMDPAPLRELRLVDADLLLTVEGGDVWAEGSFEARGDGFCDRCSEPVTLRLGKAFQTLLTPKSRDRAAAATVELHEEDLDVGYYDGTGVETNDILWEQVALELPLKVVCSEACRGICPVCGKNRNREACSCVAGDAPGPFDILKNLKGKKE; the protein is encoded by the coding sequence TTGTACATCCGGGTATCCGAGATTCCCGGGGGCGGACTGGACGTTTTCGCCTCCCGGGGAAAGGCGTCGATCCCCCGCGTTCTCGAAGGGATGGACCCTGCGCCGTTGAGGGAGCTCAGGCTGGTCGACGCGGATCTGCTCTTGACGGTCGAGGGCGGCGACGTGTGGGCCGAGGGGTCGTTCGAAGCGCGGGGGGATGGCTTTTGCGACCGCTGTTCCGAGCCCGTGACGCTCCGGCTCGGGAAGGCGTTCCAGACGCTCCTGACCCCGAAAAGCAGGGATCGGGCTGCCGCCGCGACGGTCGAACTTCATGAGGAAGACCTCGATGTCGGGTATTATGACGGCACGGGGGTCGAGACGAACGACATCCTGTGGGAGCAGGTGGCCCTGGAGCTCCCGCTGAAGGTCGTTTGCTCCGAGGCGTGCCGCGGGATCTGCCCCGTGTGCGGAAAGAACCGGAACCGGGAGGCGTGTTCCTGCGTCGCGGGGGATGCCCCGGGCCCGTTCGATATTCTCAAGAACCTGAAAGGGAAAAAGGAGTAA
- the rpmF gene encoding 50S ribosomal protein L32: MPNPKRRGSKCRRDKRRTHKKLSQPAVSICPQCKATKRPHAVCPTCGTYKGREVIAKTED; this comes from the coding sequence ATGCCGAATCCGAAACGACGCGGATCGAAGTGCCGCCGTGACAAGCGGCGCACGCACAAGAAGCTGTCCCAGCCGGCGGTGAGCATCTGTCCTCAGTGCAAGGCGACCAAGCGCCCTCATGCCGTCTGCCCGACGTGCGGGACCTACAAGGGTCGGGAAGTCATCGCCAAAACCGAAGACTGA
- the plsX gene encoding phosphate acyltransferase PlsX — protein MKIAVDAMGGDHAPREIVRGAVESARSNGLSLILVGREERIRAELRDIDVSGADIQVLHASEVVEMCEVPAIALRKKRDSSIRVGLRLVADGKASSFVSAGNSGAVMAGGFLILKKIHGVDRPAIAATIPTPHGPVVLVDAGANVDCKAAHLLQFGYMGEAYSRTILGIPRPRVGVVSIGEEDSKGTDLTRETCEMFRRTGLNFVGNVEGRDFFAGKADVFVCDGFVGNVAIKTMEGMATALGQFLKEEIGKSLMAKVGALLAERALRGVKDRLDYEEYGGAPLLGVRGGVFICHGSSSERAIKNGIRAAGSLARCGVDAEIARSIAARGHAAVNAPAEP, from the coding sequence ATGAAAATCGCCGTCGATGCGATGGGGGGGGACCATGCCCCGCGGGAGATCGTGCGCGGGGCGGTGGAGTCGGCCCGTTCCAACGGCCTCTCCCTGATCCTGGTCGGCCGGGAAGAGCGGATCCGCGCGGAATTGCGCGACATCGACGTTTCCGGGGCCGATATCCAGGTGCTGCACGCCTCCGAAGTCGTGGAGATGTGCGAAGTCCCCGCCATCGCTCTCCGGAAGAAACGGGACTCGTCGATTCGCGTCGGTCTTCGCCTGGTCGCCGACGGGAAGGCATCCTCCTTCGTCAGCGCGGGAAACTCCGGGGCGGTGATGGCGGGGGGGTTCCTGATCCTCAAGAAGATCCATGGTGTGGACCGCCCGGCGATCGCGGCGACCATCCCCACCCCCCACGGTCCGGTGGTCCTCGTCGACGCCGGCGCGAACGTCGACTGCAAGGCGGCCCACCTTCTGCAGTTCGGGTACATGGGCGAGGCGTACTCCCGGACGATCCTCGGGATCCCCAGGCCACGTGTCGGTGTCGTCAGCATCGGCGAGGAGGATTCGAAGGGGACGGACCTCACGCGGGAGACGTGCGAGATGTTCCGCCGCACGGGACTGAATTTCGTCGGGAACGTGGAGGGGCGGGACTTCTTCGCCGGGAAAGCCGACGTCTTCGTCTGCGACGGGTTCGTCGGGAACGTCGCGATCAAGACGATGGAGGGGATGGCGACAGCTCTTGGCCAGTTTCTGAAAGAGGAGATCGGAAAGTCCCTCATGGCGAAGGTGGGCGCCCTGCTCGCGGAGCGCGCTCTTCGCGGAGTGAAGGACCGGCTGGATTACGAGGAGTACGGCGGCGCTCCGCTTCTGGGGGTGCGGGGCGGGGTCTTCATCTGTCACGGATCGTCCAGCGAGCGGGCGATCAAGAACGGGATCCGGGCCGCCGGGTCCTTGGCGCGCTGCGGCGTGGACGCCGAGATCGCCCGGTCCATCGCGGCGAGGGGACACGCCGCCGTGAACGCACCGGCGGAACCGTAA
- a CDS encoding beta-ketoacyl-ACP synthase III, translated as MASKIVGLGMYAPPKKLTNLDLEKMVDTSDTWITERTGIKVRHIAEPGTANSDLCDKAARMALDDAGVDPADLDIVVVGTLTPDMPFPSTACFLQAKIGATQAYGMDLSAACSGFVYTLSVADALIRAGRGKKALVVGSEILSTVVDYTDRSTCILFGDGAGAAVLTECPEGEGVLSCHLHSDGNLWQLLQCPGGGTVHPYSPEMMEQRLRSIRMTGNETFKHAVLKMVDVAGEALDRSGVCIDDVKLFVPHQANLRIIQVVGKRLGIPEERVFVNLDRYGNTSSASIPIALAEAKAQGRFAAGDLVLVVAFGGGLTWASALMRM; from the coding sequence TTGGCATCGAAAATCGTCGGGCTGGGGATGTACGCCCCTCCGAAAAAGTTGACCAATCTCGACCTCGAAAAGATGGTCGACACGAGCGACACCTGGATCACGGAGCGCACCGGGATCAAGGTCCGGCACATCGCGGAGCCGGGGACGGCGAATTCAGACCTTTGCGACAAGGCCGCCCGGATGGCGCTCGACGACGCGGGCGTCGACCCGGCGGACCTCGATATCGTGGTTGTCGGGACGCTGACACCGGACATGCCGTTTCCGTCGACGGCGTGCTTTCTCCAGGCGAAGATCGGGGCGACGCAGGCCTACGGCATGGACCTTTCCGCCGCCTGCTCGGGATTCGTCTACACCCTGTCGGTGGCCGACGCGTTGATCCGGGCGGGCAGGGGGAAGAAGGCCCTCGTGGTCGGCTCGGAGATCCTTTCCACCGTGGTCGATTACACCGACCGTTCCACCTGCATCCTCTTCGGCGACGGCGCGGGGGCGGCGGTCCTCACCGAATGCCCGGAAGGGGAGGGGGTCCTGAGCTGCCACCTGCACTCCGATGGCAATCTCTGGCAGTTGCTCCAATGCCCCGGCGGCGGCACGGTGCACCCGTATTCCCCCGAGATGATGGAACAGCGGCTTCGCTCCATCCGGATGACGGGGAACGAAACGTTCAAACACGCCGTCCTGAAGATGGTCGACGTCGCCGGTGAGGCGCTGGACCGGAGCGGCGTTTGCATCGACGACGTGAAGCTGTTCGTCCCGCACCAGGCCAACCTGCGAATCATCCAGGTCGTCGGAAAGCGACTAGGGATCCCGGAAGAACGCGTCTTCGTCAATCTCGATCGGTACGGGAACACCTCCTCCGCCTCCATCCCGATCGCGCTCGCGGAAGCCAAGGCGCAGGGACGGTTCGCCGCCGGGGATCTCGTGCTCGTCGTCGCGTTCGGGGGGGGGCTCACCTGGGCCTCCGCCCTGATGCGGATGTAG